From Halotia branconii CENA392, the proteins below share one genomic window:
- the fbp gene encoding class 1 fructose-bisphosphatase, whose protein sequence is MAQAPESLEFPINEPTDKALDRDCTTLSRHVLQQLQSFSPDAQDLSALMNRIALAGKLVARRMSRAGLMEGVLGFTGEVNVQGESVKKMDVYANDVFISVFKQSGLVCRLASEEMEEPYYIPENCPIGRYTLLYDPIDGSSNTDTNLSLGSIFAIRQQEGNDSDRKATDLLTNGRKQIAAGYILYGPSTMLVYTIGKGVHSFVLDPSLGEFILTEENIQIPNHGAIYSVNEGNFWQWEESIREYIRYVHRTEGYTARYSGAMVSDIHRILIQGGVFLYPGTIQKPEGKLRLLYETAPLAMLIEQAGGRATTGLVNILDVVPKKLHQRTPLIIGSKEDVVKVESFIQNGH, encoded by the coding sequence ATGGCTCAAGCGCCAGAATCGTTAGAATTTCCCATCAACGAACCTACAGACAAAGCCCTAGACCGTGATTGTACAACCTTATCACGTCATGTCTTACAGCAACTTCAGAGTTTTTCACCAGATGCACAAGATTTAAGTGCGCTGATGAATCGGATTGCCCTTGCAGGCAAATTAGTTGCTCGTCGCATGAGCCGCGCTGGTTTAATGGAAGGCGTTCTCGGATTCACTGGGGAAGTGAATGTGCAAGGAGAATCTGTCAAAAAGATGGATGTCTATGCGAATGATGTATTTATCTCAGTATTTAAGCAAAGTGGCTTAGTTTGTCGCCTAGCTTCTGAGGAAATGGAAGAACCTTATTACATACCAGAAAACTGCCCCATTGGTCGCTATACATTGTTATATGACCCAATTGATGGCTCTTCTAACACTGATACTAATCTCAGTTTAGGTTCAATTTTTGCCATTCGTCAACAAGAAGGAAATGATAGCGATCGCAAAGCCACTGACCTCTTAACTAACGGACGCAAGCAAATTGCCGCCGGCTATATCCTCTATGGGCCAAGCACAATGCTGGTTTATACTATAGGTAAGGGAGTCCACTCATTTGTCCTTGATCCCAGCTTAGGAGAATTTATTCTCACAGAAGAGAATATTCAGATTCCAAACCACGGAGCCATTTATAGCGTTAATGAAGGTAACTTTTGGCAGTGGGAAGAATCAATTAGGGAATATATTCGTTACGTCCATCGTACAGAAGGCTATACGGCTCGTTACAGCGGGGCAATGGTCAGCGATATCCATAGAATTTTGATTCAAGGTGGTGTGTTTCTCTACCCAGGCACAATTCAAAAACCAGAAGGTAAGTTGCGTTTGCTTTATGAAACTGCACCTCTAGCGATGTTAATTGAACAAGCAGGGGGTCGCGCCACTACAGGACTAGTAAACATCTTAGATGTAGTGCCTAAAAAATTGCATCAACGTACGCCTTTGATTATTGGTAGCAAAGAGGATGTAGTAAAGGTGGAGTCTTTTATTCAAAATGGTCATTAG
- a CDS encoding RNA recognition motif domain-containing protein encodes MTIYVGNLSYSATEADLTAVFADYGEVKRVVLPTDRETGRMRGFAFVEMNEDAQEDAAITELDGAEWMGRQLRVNKAKPREDNRRGSWGKKQDF; translated from the coding sequence ATGACTATTTACGTTGGAAACCTCTCTTACAGCGCTACTGAAGCAGACTTAACAGCCGTGTTTGCAGACTATGGCGAGGTCAAAAGAGTTGTACTACCTACTGACCGTGAAACAGGCCGGATGCGTGGCTTTGCTTTTGTTGAAATGAATGAAGATGCCCAAGAAGACGCTGCAATTACAGAATTAGATGGCGCAGAATGGATGGGTCGTCAACTAAGGGTTAATAAAGCCAAACCACGAGAGGATAACCGACGAGGTAGTTGGGGGAAAAAACAAGATTTTTAA